AACATCACACCTTCTTAAGCAAATCCTCGATGTCGTCCATCGTGACGACGCTGATCGCCTCGACATCCGGAGCGATGCGCTTGACCATCGGCGAAAGCACCTTGCCGCCGAATTCGACGAACTGGGTGACGCCCGCGTCGACCATCGCCAGCACCGATTCGCGCCAGCGGACCATGCCGGTGACCTGTTGGACCAGCGCGACCCGGATTGCACCGGGATCGGCGATCGCCACCGCATCGACGTTGGCGAACACCGGCACCAGCGGCGCGGCGATGCGCGCGTCGGCGAGCGCGGCGTCCATCGCATCGGCTGCCGGCTGCATCAGGGAACAGTGGAACGGCGCCGACACCGGCAGCAGCACGGCGCGCTTTGCCCCCAGATCCTTTGCAAGCGCCACCGCACGCTCGATCGCGGCGCGATGGCCAGAGATCACGACCTGCGAAGGATCGTTGTCGTTGGCGACCGTGCAGACCAGTTCCTCGCCGCCCTCGGCCAGGATCGCATC
The sequence above is a segment of the Sphingomonas insulae genome. Coding sequences within it:
- the fabD gene encoding ACP S-malonyltransferase, with product MRAFIFPGQGSQAVGMGKALAEASPTAREVFGEVDEALGQHLFRLMTEGPAEDLQLTENAQPAIMANAIATLRVLEREGGVRLADKADYVAGHSLGEYSALCAAGTFDLATTARLLKVRGRAMQAAVPVGEGAMAALLGADLDKAQTIAGAAVDAILAEGGEELVCTVANDNDPSQVVISGHRAAIERAVALAKDLGAKRAVLLPVSAPFHCSLMQPAADAMDAALADARIAAPLVPVFANVDAVAIADPGAIRVALVQQVTGMVRWRESVLAMVDAGVTQFVEFGGKVLSPMVKRIAPDVEAISVVTMDDIEDLLKKV